A window of the Labeo rohita strain BAU-BD-2019 chromosome 1, IGBB_LRoh.1.0, whole genome shotgun sequence genome harbors these coding sequences:
- the vps37a gene encoding vacuolar protein sorting-associated protein 37A has product MNWIFPLSKGSGSIPPLNSLQKQRQRQIESLKAAHSNIAEIQKDVEYRLPFTVNNSTITVNILLPPQFPQEKPVVSVFPPVGHHLVDSNNGTMVTSPLITNFGMHSDLGKVIQSLLDEFWKSPPALMSGPTFPYMYKPSGMPPYPTQSFHFVPAFPPQDGQRPIGPAPVPHAGMEPQQAPLRPAAPVYGLITDLPLPVPTADSQSGLNGHIYKMPEIPDTFPELSEMSNSQLKDMSDQDDVLLEFFMCLPQLKQVTSDKEELVNNIVEMAKKNLQLEPQLENKRQEMLCKYEQLTQMKSVFETKMQRQHELSESCSLSALQARLKVAAHEAEEESEETAENFLEGKTEIDDFLASFMEKRTLCHSRRAKEEKLQQCMNTHGQFPTTH; this is encoded by the exons ATGAACTGGATTTTCCCCCTGTCCAAGGGTTCTGGATCGATCCCTCCTCTGAACAGTTTACAGAAacaaagacagagacagatCGAGTCTCTCAAAGCTGCTCACTCCAA TATTGCAGAAATCCAGAAGGATGTAGAGTACAGACTTCCTTTTACTGTCAACAATTCTACTATTACTGTTAATAT CTTGCTCCCACCACAGTTCCCTCAGGAGAAACCAGTGGTCAGCGTGTTTCCACCAGTAGGTCATCATTTAGTAGACAGTAACAATGGAACAATGGTTACCAGCCCACTCATAACTAAT TTTGGAATGCATTCAGATTTAGGCAAAGTTATTCAGAGTTTGCTAGATGAGTTTTGGAAAAGTCCTCCTGCCTTGATGTCCGGTCCCACTTTTCCTTA TATGTACAAACCATCGGGGATGCCTCCTTACCCAACTCAGAGCTTCCATTTTGTTCCTGCCTTCCCACCACAGGATGGTCAGCGGCCTATCGGCCCTGCCCCTGTGCCACATGCAGGGATGGAGCCTCAACAAGCTCCTCTGCGACCAGCAGCACCGGTTTATGGACTCATCACAGACCTTCCTCTTCCTGTACCAACTGCAGACTCACAG TCAGGTCTGAATGGACACATATACAAGATGCCTGAAATCCCAGATACATTTCCAGAACTGTCTGAGATGAG TAATTCTCAACTGAAGGACATGAGCGATCAAGATGACGTGCTGTTGGAGTTCTTCATGTGTCTGCCTCAGCTCAAACAAGTAACCTCTGACAAAGAGGAACTAGTCAACAACATAGTGGAAATGGCCA AGAAGAACCTACAGCTCGAGCCTCAACTGGAAAACAAGAGACAAGAGATGTTGTGTAAA tATGAACAGTTAACCCAGATGAAGTCTGTATTTGAAACCAAAATGCAGAGGCAACATGAGCTGAGTGAG AGCTGCAGTCTGAGTGCACTGCAGGCCAGATTAAAGGTAGCAGCCCATGAGGCCGAAGAGGAGTCTGAAGAGACAGCAGAGAACTTCCTGGAAGGAAAGACAGAGATTGACGACTTCTTAGCCAGCTTCATGGAAAAGAGAACG CTTTGCCATAGCAGAAGAGCCAAAGAGGAAAAGCTCCAGCAATGCATGAACACACATGGACAGTTTCCTACCACACATTAG